ctattcctttaaaaataGTCAAATATATTCTGTGCCAGTCCATGAACATGTGAAGTGCCTCTGATACTGAAGTCTCTGCATCATTTCAGAGACAGGGAGTTTATTCCTCTGGCCGCTGCTGCCGCTGCTTCTTTAGCTGGAGgtagaaaacaagacacagtCAGCTTGATAACAAAAGCTGCACTCACATCACAGCTGCAGTTTCCCATATCTGGTGTTTTCCCTCCAAGTGACCCAGACCtgatgtttccacagtgtgaaTGAAcaaaaccagatgttctcagatcagatctgggccaGTTGCAttatgtggtcctagatctgaTCCCTATCCGACgtgtgagtgtgcgagcgcTGTCAGgacggtcagatcagaatccatgtggttgttttaacgtctccctcctctgcacatgtcgcctgtcgtcatcattcagtgtgggaaacatcaacatggaggaggcaGGGGGGGGtagtggagagaccaggacgcttcacattggttggacatttatggagaagcttctgatggagccaaactggaaggaacatatgggaacccagcagctttggaggagactgtgcacaaatgatgttgttgttcttcacatttcagttcagtctgtgcatggtggcagtttaggagctcagggttTTCACACCGGAGCCAGATACATGTCCCGGACAGGCATAAACGCACAAACAGCAAAAGGCTTCCCTGCTCAGTAGTTTCTTCTTGCTGTTTAATAATTACCTTATTAAAAGTGCTtaccttttttctcttcttctttctttttagccgcctcctctctctgtttcctgATGATGGCGAGGCGAGCGAGGTCAGCTTTGGCCTGGTCTGTCTTTCCTGCCAAGTGCATCTTCATGTAACGCTCCTTTGCTTTCTGCTTCTCGATCTCTTCTCTGTGCCGCAGTGTGTAAAGAAAGTGGCACAAGGGAAGTCAGCAAAGGATTTTAATGGGATTACAGAATGTTGAAGGAAaacactggtgatttttttttagttttggaGCTGGTTTCTGAAAAAAGACAGGCCTctcattgttggtgaggaagaaccatgtgagccagtgcagcggtgtggctccctgctatagttttaatagtttttggacaacaaagGCACAGAACAATAAGCTAatcaggttctggattcacacacattacggTGAGTACCCCACATTCATTGTTGCCGTCAGTCTCTGGAGGGGATTTGTGGGAAACAGCAAAAACTTTGTAAATGACCAATCTGCTCATTTCAGGCCACTGAGAATTTATCAGTCTCCTAACTGTTTCATCCAGGGCTTTCCTTCATGTGTGACTTTGCATCATCCATTAATGGACACTATATGTTCCATTATCACTGATACAACAAGGCTGAAAACATACACACCGCTCTCTTCTTGATAATTGCTTGGGCTCATCCAGCTCGATCTGCGTCACCTTCTTGGACTTCTGAGCCACTCTGTTGGGATTCTCAATTTCTATCAAACCCTCTACAcctgctctcctcctctgcaaacacacaacagctcATACAGCAAAAAGTACATGATTTGATTACAGCAGCATCAAATTATGGTAAATAAGAG
This genomic window from Mastacembelus armatus chromosome 8, fMasArm1.2, whole genome shotgun sequence contains:
- the pdap1b gene encoding pdgfa associated protein 1b, whose product is MPKGGKKGGHKGRMRTYTSPEEIDAQMKAEKERKKQEQEEEEAGGAAQDDKAEEKLPPSGSDDSDDENSQRRRAGVEGLIEIENPNRVAQKSKKVTQIELDEPKQLSRREREEIEKQKAKERYMKMHLAGKTDQAKADLARLAIIRKQREEAAKKKEEEKKAKEAAAAAARGINSLSLK